From the Lathyrus oleraceus cultivar Zhongwan6 chromosome 3, CAAS_Psat_ZW6_1.0, whole genome shotgun sequence genome, the window aaggcattggcgcctcctcatgagaCTACCAATGCAGGCGCCAATGCCTTTGGCGCCTCCTCTTCATCCATATGGGATGCGCCGgttcatctgacgcatcctctTTTAAATgtgattattttaaaaaaatggaaaatttataattttaaaactatttttcaAAAAGTTGATTATTTATAAAAAATTGAATTATGTGGCATACTATGTTGCACTTTTTAAGATATTTTAcaaaattttaataaaaattGTGCAAACaaattaacaacaacaaaatctTGAAGATAAAATGGTTTAATTACATTGTTCAGTATCTTAGTCTATTGTAAGAACTGTTATAAAATTACATCTTAAATATGATACGTATATCAATTCTAATATTTTCTTtgcaaatatatttttttaactCTATTCTCCATAGAAAGTTAACCAAACCTGACTTTTCTCATAAGAGAAATTTTTCAAAAAAGTATTTTTAAGGAAAAAAAGAGATACTAAAAAAACTCAACGAATAAAAAGGCGGAGAAAGGGCTTCAAAATTTAAAGAGTAGGAAAGAGAAAACTTTGATATTTGGGTGTAATTTGAGAATCGAGTGAAACTCTACTTATATTTTAAGAAATCCAATATTGGCTTGAAATGAACAATCATGTCTGTGTCATGTAAAAGAAAACTGCAATTTTAATCGATAGAGATGATATAGACATTTACTTTTTATAACACTATTCAAGGTAAAACACTAGCGCGAGTTTAATCCTTGAAATTCTTGAAAACATGATAgtaaatttaattatttatattaaattacttctattaatttaaataatttatcGTATTGACACTTACTTATGTCAAAGACATTGCTGTTGCCACAGTGATGAACTCGATTAAACGACTATTAACACTAACACACACCATTAGGTTTTAATTTCATCCTAGAGAAATAAGCATTACGAATATATGTAGGTATAGTTATTCCTAAATTATGATTCATAACAGATGAACCAAACCCTAACAGTGCAACTACTACAAAACGAAATTACATAATATCAAAATCTAAGCTCTCTCGCCTCTGATTCTGCGAGCGAGTTGAATATCCTTAGGCATGATAGTGACTCTCTTGGCATGAATGGCACAGAGGTTGGTATCTTCGAACAAACCAACAAGATAAGCTTCAGCAGCTTCTTGAAGAGCAGAAACGGCGCTGCTTTGGAATCGGAGATCTGTTTTGAAATCCTGAGCGATTTCTCTAACCAATCTTTGGAATGGAAGTTTCCTTATCAGAAGCTCTGTGCTCTTCTGATACTTCCTGATCTCTCTTAAAGCAACAGTTCCTGGACGAAACCTGTGAGGCTTCTTCACTCCTCCGGTGGCCGGAGCAGATTTCCGGGCGGCTTTGGTTGCTAGTTGTTTCCTTGGAGCTTTGCCTCCGGTGGATTTGCGAGCGGTTTGTTTGGTACGTGCCATTTCGATTGGAGAGAGAAACGGAAGCTAACCGACTGGTTGTTAATTGAAATGTGAGTTTGCGATGATAGTGAAGATAGTGTTTCGGTAATATATATTGGAGGAGAAAATGAGGAAAGAGCGGGAATTGGAAAAAAGAAAATATAAATTTTGGAGAGATGGTGATCGTTGATTAGAGTAGATATCTACGGTTGTACATCTATGGGACAAGGATAATGGGATCGTGATCCGTGGCATTTGATAGTAACCAATAGAATTATTTCTTAATATTGTTTGTTTACTCTATTTATTTTCTTACCTTGTTTTTCCTAATCTTTACATATCATGCGCTTTGTGGAGGTGTAAGAATCATATTCATTCATCACTAAGGATGTCAAATTGTATTTGTTAATGGGGATTCATGTGGGGATTATCTGTACGGAGTTTTGGGGATGGAGGAAAAAGTTTCTCAATGACATTTCGGGGTCGGGATCGAGGAAGTACCATCCGTCTTGCAAATTTTCTGATCCCGACcatattatttaatttttatatataattatataattttgtattttttttcataacaataataattaatatattaaaaaataaagaGTTATCATTTTATAATATATTGTTTCACTGCCCAAATACTCAACCTTAAAAAATATGGATCAATCACTACAATGTACatatcttcttcttcttttcaaTTCCTTTTGTCTCCTCCATTCATCATCTCCTTTATTCTCATCATCATCACAACAACCACTCTTTTGTGTTCATTGTGCTTATGATAATTACTCTTTAATTTCACTATACTTCAATTAGTAACATGTTTTCCATTCAATTAGTAAATTAATGGTTATATTTTCGAAACTACAAAtattttttcatttgttttgtaATTGATGCAatgttttaaaaaaatacaaaatatatGTTTTTTAAAAACGGAAAAAATAAGAAAATACTAGTATTATAGTTTTGAtcaaaaaatatataaaaaatttaaGATTCGATATCTATGGATCTCCAATTCTCCGTGGGGGTCTATGGAGATAGGGATGAGAGAAATAGTATTCCCCTGTGACGGATACGGGGGATGGGGAAAAATTAGGGGGTGAAGCGAGTAGTGGAAAAACATCTTCCGTACATTTTCTGCCCCGTTGACATCCCTGTTCATCGCCCCTTCTTATATAGCTTTGGATATTAACAATTCTTGTTACAAGGGAAATGATAGAATACATTGATAATATATTTTGAATTGTTGTGATAGAATTAGTTCTAATGAGGTTTTAAATAAATTTTACATCGAAAAAACGGAACGCAAATAATTTATTAGTCATATTTGAAATAAatctctttattttatttttaaatagttttggtctccttttattttattttttgtttaaaacgttattgatgttaaatttttttaattattgaCAAACTTTGAGTGACACAAATATTGCCAACAAAATAACCCATTttacattttttttaatattgattatatttaattaaaatagaTAGAATAAAAAATTCTTCATCAAAGCAAAaaagttgaaaaataaaataagaatatAAGACATAGaaacagaagaaaaaaaaacattgAGAAAACATTATAATAAAATCACAAATTCaacatcttttcatcttcaataTTCTCCTTTCCCAAACAACTTTAATTAAAcataaaaaaattaatttgaaatatAACAATATTCAATAATAACAAATAAAACATGGATTCATTTTTAAAACGTGAAGAAAAACGTAGAACAATAACTCAAGACTTCATttgaaaagaaataaaaattcCAGATTTAATGTCCAGTTTCCTCTATTTTTTCTCATATTTGTATCATATTTGTTATCATATTTTCTTCTCAACTTGATTTTGCTTTGATGCATATTTTCTTCTCAACTTGATTTTGCTTTGATGCATGATATGTTTGTTAAAAACATGTTATTTTTTATTTACTAACTAGTGTTCATAcataaatttaaaataaattaattaattataaaatgAACAATGATGATATAAATTCAATTATATTAAATGATCATGCAAAAAGGTTATAAAAAAAGGACATCTGAGattgaattttttatttttttgacatttgaaaataaaaatcTCACCTTTCAAATAAAGATAAttattgattaaaataaaatacgTATTGCAATGATAGTGACCCGTGACATGAAACATTTTATTATGGTACTTATATGTTAATTCTTCGTCCGTATTATCCATCAACCATCTAAGAAGTTACGAATAGAACAATATTGTTCAGACATTTAAAAATAAGGATTTTACCtctaaaataaatataattattaattaaaacaaaataggTATTGTGCTGATAGTGATAGTGACCCATGACATAAAAtattttattatcatttttatATGTTAATTCTCCGTGCATATTGATCAATTATCTAAGAGTTTAGAAATAGAGCAATATTATTCGGTCCTTTTGGTGTTGTTGTGTCCATTTGGGTAGAAGACAATTTGAATTCTATAATTGACTTCAATATTGTATATGTAGTTATGTTTATATGATTATCTTATCTATTTACTAAAGAGTATTATATAACATCATTTTATGCTATGTTAATAGAATGAAGTGCAAGTTTGAGCAAAAAGAATATTTTTTCTAGCTTAAAATGTATTATTTGCAACAAAAGATTCGAGATCAAACACGATAACTCATCACCATACCGTTCAAAGATGAATGACGTTGTTGAGGaagcaaacaagaatattaagaatATTTTTCAAAAGATGGTGAAAACATACAAGGACTGGCACAAGATGATACCTTTTTTCTTACATGGCTACCGTACTTCAGTACACACCTTGACTGTGGCAACCCCATTATCTCTTGTATACAACATGGATGCAATATTTCTCGTGGAAGTATTGATGAACTCAACCTCATTGAATAGAAGCGCATGATAGACCTTTGTCATGGTCAACTATATCATAAGCGGTTGAAGAAAgaatttgataagaaggttcATCCTCAAAATCTCCAAGCAGGCGACGTAGTGTTGAAGAAGATCCATCCATACTATGAAGGGCCATACATTATGAAGAAAACCTTCTCTGGAAGAGCTCTAATTATCATAACCATGGACGGTGAAGATCTTCCACTTCCAGTGaactcagacgtagtcaaaaaatattTCTCCTAAAAATAGACCCACTAAATCGAAAACCCCAATGGGTGGCTTATGcaaaatgggcatcccggtggacAACAAAAAGAaaggtccaggcaaaaattagggataaaatcaaaataaataaaagaaaccgctaagttgaaaaccccaatgggcaacttaggcaaaaaaaaaagggtatctcggtggactgaaaacccaaaagggcggtctAGGAAATAGTTAGGGATTTAAGAGGCAAGCGGTTGCGGTTTATGAAGAATATATGAATCCACTACCACCATGGAAACCCCGGATGGGAAGAATCGATCAA encodes:
- the LOC127127636 gene encoding histone H3.2-like; translation: MARTKQTARKSTGGKAPRKQLATKAARKSAPATGGVKKPHRFRPGTVALREIRKYQKSTELLIRKLPFQRLVREIAQDFKTDLRFQSSAVSALQEAAEAYLVGLFEDTNLCAIHAKRVTIMPKDIQLARRIRGERA